In a single window of the Clostridiaceae bacterium genome:
- a CDS encoding DUF370 domain-containing protein: MFLHIGGDVVIPSKSIIAMFDIDTTTISKDTKEFLKISEEEGFVEAISDGDLPKTFIITETDKKSKIYLSPISSVTLYKRAGYISKLEKEYKKEKNSKISDFTLIE, from the coding sequence TTGTTTCTTCATATAGGTGGAGATGTTGTAATTCCAAGTAAAAGCATTATTGCTATGTTTGATATAGATACAACAACAATTTCAAAAGATACAAAGGAATTTTTAAAAATTTCTGAAGAAGAAGGATTTGTTGAAGCTATTTCTGATGGAGATTTACCAAAAACATTTATTATTACAGAAACTGATAAAAAAAGTAAAATATATTTGTCACCAATATCTTCTGTAACACTATATAAGAGAGCAGGATATATAAGCAAACTTGAAAAGGAATATAAAAAAGAAAAAAATAGTAAAATTAGTGACTTCACTCTTATTGAGTAA
- the gyrB gene encoding DNA topoisomerase (ATP-hydrolyzing) subunit B yields MHENVKSYDENQILVLEGLEAVRKRPGMYIGTTSSRGLHHLVYEIVANSIDEALAGRCNYIEIKVNKDNSITVSDNGGGIPVGLHPKMGIPTVEVVHTVLHAGGKFNKGAYNVSGGLHGVGASVVNALSEFLEVKVYRDGNIYKQRYERGKTVTPLEVIGKTDKTGTVTTFKPDPEIFEEVEFDFETMLYRYREMAFLNKGVRIKLIDDRGVEPIVKDLKYDGGIVSFVEYINKSKEVLHRPPIYIDGSKDGSYVEIAMQYNDSYAENIYSYANNIATTEGGTHMTGFKSAITKVFNDYAKKYNYIKENDKNLMGEDVREGLTAIISVKLQEPQFEGQTKTKLGNSEIRSLVESIVTEKLSAFLEENPSVSKIILEKCLTASRAREAARKARELTRRKSVFESNSLPGKLSDCTEKDPALCEIFIVEGDSAGGSAKQGRDRTIQAVLPLWGKMLNVEKARIDKVFSNEKLMPVITALGAGIGDDFDISKLRYHKVIIMADADVDGSHIRTLLLTFFYRYMRPLVEAGHVYIARPPLFKVSKGKEEYYAYSEKEVEKIVKEKNWKKDEYNLQRFKGLGEMNPEQLWETTMNPKTRSMLRVELNDAVDADETFSILMGDKVEPRREFIQENAKYVTNLDI; encoded by the coding sequence ATGCACGAAAATGTTAAGAGTTATGATGAAAATCAGATATTAGTACTGGAAGGTCTTGAGGCAGTGAGAAAGAGACCGGGTATGTATATTGGTACTACATCATCCCGTGGTCTTCATCATCTTGTATATGAAATAGTAGCTAACAGTATTGATGAAGCATTGGCTGGAAGATGTAATTATATAGAAATTAAAGTCAATAAAGACAATTCAATAACAGTTTCTGATAACGGGGGAGGAATACCTGTTGGATTACACCCTAAAATGGGTATTCCTACAGTAGAAGTAGTTCATACTGTATTACATGCCGGAGGAAAGTTCAATAAGGGAGCCTATAATGTTTCAGGAGGATTACATGGAGTCGGTGCTTCAGTAGTTAACGCTTTATCTGAATTTCTTGAAGTAAAGGTATACAGAGATGGCAATATCTATAAGCAAAGATATGAGAGAGGTAAAACCGTAACTCCCCTTGAGGTAATAGGTAAAACTGACAAGACAGGAACAGTCACTACCTTTAAGCCTGATCCGGAAATTTTTGAAGAAGTGGAATTTGACTTTGAGACTATGTTGTATAGATACAGGGAAATGGCTTTTTTAAATAAGGGAGTACGAATAAAATTAATTGATGACCGCGGAGTTGAACCTATTGTTAAAGATCTCAAGTATGACGGGGGAATAGTATCCTTTGTTGAATATATAAATAAAAGTAAAGAAGTTCTTCATAGACCTCCTATATATATTGACGGATCAAAAGATGGTTCCTATGTTGAAATTGCAATGCAGTATAATGATTCTTATGCTGAAAATATATATAGTTACGCGAATAATATTGCAACTACAGAAGGCGGAACCCATATGACAGGCTTTAAATCTGCTATTACAAAGGTTTTTAATGACTATGCGAAAAAATATAACTATATAAAAGAGAATGATAAAAATTTAATGGGTGAAGATGTACGTGAAGGGCTAACTGCAATTATCAGTGTAAAACTTCAAGAACCACAGTTTGAGGGACAGACCAAGACAAAGCTTGGAAATAGTGAAATAAGAAGTCTTGTTGAGAGCATAGTAACTGAAAAGCTTTCAGCTTTTCTTGAGGAAAATCCTTCAGTTTCAAAAATAATATTAGAAAAATGTCTTACTGCTTCACGTGCAAGAGAAGCAGCCAGAAAAGCAAGAGAATTAACAAGAAGAAAAAGTGTATTTGAATCTAATTCTTTACCTGGAAAGCTTTCTGATTGTACTGAAAAGGATCCTGCCCTTTGTGAAATATTTATTGTTGAGGGAGATTCGGCAGGAGGTTCTGCAAAACAAGGAAGAGACAGAACAATTCAGGCTGTGCTGCCTCTCTGGGGTAAAATGTTGAATGTAGAAAAAGCAAGGATTGATAAAGTTTTTAGTAATGAAAAGCTTATGCCTGTTATAACTGCTTTAGGTGCTGGAATTGGAGATGATTTTGATATATCAAAATTAAGATATCATAAAGTTATTATTATGGCAGATGCAGACGTAGACGGTTCACATATTCGAACGCTTTTGCTGACTTTCTTCTACCGGTATATGAGGCCTCTTGTGGAGGCTGGGCATGTATATATCGCCAGGCCACCTTTATTTAAAGTATCAAAGGGTAAAGAGGAATATTATGCTTATAGTGAGAAAGAAGTTGAAAAGATTGTTAAGGAAAAGAACTGGAAAAAAGATGAATATAATTTACAAAGATTTAAAGGTTTAGGAGAAATGAATCCTGAACAACTTTGGGAGACCACTATGAACCCAAAAACAAGATCTATGCTCAGAGTTGAATTAAATGATGCTGTAGATGCAGATGAAACTTTCTCTATACTTATGGGTGATAAAGTGGAACCAAGAAGGGAATTTATACAGGAGAATGCAAAATATGTAACAAATCTGGACATATAA
- a CDS encoding TMEM165/GDT1 family protein, with protein MHMWKTIILTFILVLLAELGDKTQLSIMLLASKSKSIWCTFIASSCALVLSSLIGVLAGSLLNKYIPQTYIQNISGLIFILFGILLLLGKI; from the coding sequence TTGCATATGTGGAAAACAATTATATTAACATTTATACTGGTTTTATTGGCAGAATTAGGAGATAAAACACAACTATCAATTATGCTGCTTGCTTCTAAATCAAAATCAATATGGTGTACTTTTATAGCATCATCCTGCGCACTGGTACTATCGTCTTTAATCGGTGTTTTAGCAGGCTCATTACTAAATAAATATATACCACAAACTTATATTCAAAACATATCAGGATTAATATTTATATTATTTGGAATTCTTTTATTATTAGGAAAAATTTAA
- a CDS encoding DUF1538 domain-containing protein, with amino-acid sequence MNLLLDKFKEVSFSVLPISILVIILRFTLVPLEADMFARFIIGSVLVIIGLGIFLFGVDIGIISIGNTMGETAAKSNRISIVAFLGFFLGFLVTVAEPDLQILANQVNEASGNKISSLLILIVVAIGVGIMLALGLLRILYEKPLNISFTLFYLIIFLLGFFVSEEFLAISVDASGATTGAMTTPFILALGLGVSQLKGGKTSEEDSFGLVGMSSVGPILAIMIMSILAGATNIQGEAEIFTPHTGIIGPYLSEFPIIMKEILLTLSPVTLLFLIFNKFKFKLNTKNRNKILKGLLYSYIGLVLFLVGVNAGFMEVGRIVGAGIASLEQKWALPFIGFLLGMMVVLAEPAVYVLTEQVEEVTAGHIPRKIILAALSVGIAFAVSMSMLRIMIPELKLWHFLLPGFAIAAFLSYKVPPIFVGIAYDAGGVASGPMTATFVLAFAQGAAQEIETANVLVDGFGVIAMVAMMPLVTLQVLGLLYKLKAKKEDVDINAVVEQ; translated from the coding sequence TTGAATTTATTGCTAGACAAGTTTAAAGAAGTATCATTTTCGGTGCTGCCTATTAGTATACTGGTAATTATCTTAAGATTTACACTTGTTCCTCTAGAAGCAGATATGTTTGCAAGATTTATTATAGGAAGTGTATTAGTAATAATAGGATTAGGTATTTTTCTTTTTGGTGTAGATATAGGAATTATCTCAATAGGAAACACAATGGGAGAAACTGCAGCAAAAAGCAACAGAATTTCTATTGTTGCGTTTCTTGGATTTTTTCTGGGCTTCTTAGTAACTGTTGCTGAGCCTGACTTACAGATATTAGCAAATCAAGTAAATGAAGCTTCTGGTAATAAAATATCTTCTTTATTAATACTGATTGTAGTTGCTATTGGTGTAGGAATTATGCTTGCATTAGGATTACTGAGAATATTATATGAAAAACCACTTAATATATCTTTCACTTTATTCTATCTTATAATATTTTTACTTGGTTTCTTTGTGTCAGAAGAGTTTTTGGCTATATCTGTAGATGCTTCCGGTGCGACTACCGGTGCTATGACCACGCCATTTATATTAGCGCTGGGTTTGGGTGTATCTCAGTTAAAAGGTGGAAAAACTTCTGAAGAAGACAGTTTTGGTTTGGTAGGTATGTCTTCTGTTGGACCAATTTTAGCCATAATGATAATGAGCATTTTAGCAGGTGCTACAAATATACAAGGAGAAGCTGAAATATTTACACCCCATACTGGTATAATTGGACCTTATTTGTCTGAGTTTCCCATAATTATGAAGGAAATATTGCTTACATTATCGCCAGTAACTTTATTATTTTTAATATTTAATAAATTTAAGTTTAAGCTTAATACTAAAAATAGAAATAAAATTTTAAAAGGTCTATTATATAGTTACATTGGACTTGTACTCTTTTTAGTTGGCGTTAATGCGGGTTTTATGGAAGTTGGAAGAATAGTAGGAGCTGGTATTGCCTCCTTGGAACAAAAATGGGCTCTTCCTTTTATCGGATTTTTATTGGGAATGATGGTGGTTCTTGCAGAACCTGCTGTATATGTATTAACTGAACAAGTTGAAGAGGTTACCGCAGGCCATATACCTAGAAAAATTATATTAGCAGCGCTGTCAGTGGGAATTGCTTTTGCAGTATCTATGTCTATGTTAAGGATAATGATACCTGAATTGAAGCTTTGGCACTTTTTATTGCCAGGATTTGCAATTGCTGCTTTTTTAAGCTATAAAGTACCGCCCATTTTTGTTGGAATAGCATATGATGCGGGCGGAGTTGCATCTGGACCTATGACAGCCACATTTGTGCTTGCATTTGCCCAGGGAGCTGCGCAAGAAATTGAAACAGCTAATGTTTTGGTAGACGGATTTGGTGTGATTGCTATGGTTGCCATGATGCCGTTGGTTACTTTACAAGTACTTGGGCTACTCTATAAATTGAAGGCTAAAAAGGAGGATGTTGATATAAATGCAGTCGTCGAACAATAA
- a CDS encoding P-II family nitrogen regulator — protein MQSSNNNDYLLFCVIVNYGKGSKILKFSRQLGVTGGTLFLGKGTVKSSLLDILGINEIRKEILIMAIKEEMDGYLHKELTRAFNLDKPNHGIAFSMPIRKIYGSHKAENVDKHNVGGSENMDTTKYEAIFTIVDKGLADNVVEAATSVGSTGGTVIHGRGAGAHEKAKLFNIEIEPEKDIVLILSEAEKTDIIINAIREKLNIDKPGAGILFVMDVNRATGIFKG, from the coding sequence ATGCAGTCGTCGAACAATAATGACTACTTACTATTTTGTGTAATAGTCAATTATGGAAAAGGTAGTAAAATTCTAAAATTTTCCAGACAACTGGGAGTAACAGGAGGTACATTATTTCTTGGTAAAGGAACTGTAAAAAGTAGTTTGCTTGATATTTTAGGTATTAATGAAATTAGGAAAGAAATTCTTATAATGGCTATAAAGGAAGAAATGGATGGATATCTACATAAAGAGTTAACCAGAGCCTTTAATCTGGATAAACCTAACCATGGGATTGCTTTTTCTATGCCAATAAGAAAAATATATGGAAGTCATAAGGCTGAAAATGTAGATAAACATAATGTTGGAGGAAGTGAAAATATGGATACGACTAAGTATGAAGCAATATTTACTATTGTTGACAAAGGATTAGCTGATAATGTTGTTGAGGCTGCTACCAGCGTAGGCTCTACTGGTGGTACAGTTATTCATGGAAGAGGTGCAGGTGCTCACGAAAAAGCCAAACTCTTTAATATAGAAATTGAACCGGAAAAAGATATAGTATTAATACTATCAGAGGCTGAAAAAACGGATATTATAATAAATGCAATAAGAGAAAAATTAAATATAGATAAACCAGGTGCTGGTATATTATTTGTAATGGATGTTAATAGAGCAACTGGCATATTCAAGGGATAA
- a CDS encoding ParA family protein produces the protein MAKVIAVANQKGGVGKTTTAVNLSSCLAYKGKKVLLLDIDPQGNSTSGLGIDKNSIKKSIYDVLINDENIENIIIDTKIDNLKICPSNIQLAGAEVELVTVISRETRMKMALSDIRKKFDFIIIDCPPSLGLLTINSLTASDTILVPIQCEYYALEGLSQLMNTVKLVQKHLNPQLDVEGVVLTMFDARTNLSIQVVEEVKKYFKNKVYRTIIPRNVRLSEAPSYGLPIILYDSKSKGAEAYLDLAQEVIESSEEDL, from the coding sequence ATGGCTAAGGTAATAGCAGTAGCAAATCAAAAGGGTGGTGTTGGAAAAACAACTACCGCTGTTAATTTAAGCTCTTGTCTTGCATACAAGGGTAAGAAAGTGCTGTTATTAGACATAGACCCACAAGGAAATAGTACCAGTGGATTAGGTATTGATAAAAACAGCATAAAAAAGTCTATATATGATGTATTGATAAATGATGAAAATATAGAGAACATAATAATTGATACTAAAATAGATAATCTAAAAATTTGTCCTTCCAATATTCAGCTTGCCGGAGCGGAAGTAGAATTAGTGACTGTTATCTCAAGAGAGACAAGAATGAAAATGGCTTTATCCGATATAAGAAAAAAATTTGATTTTATAATTATTGATTGTCCACCTTCTTTAGGGCTTTTAACAATTAATTCTCTTACTGCTTCAGATACTATTTTAGTTCCTATACAATGTGAATATTATGCGCTTGAGGGATTAAGCCAGCTTATGAACACTGTTAAATTGGTTCAAAAACATCTCAATCCTCAATTAGATGTAGAAGGAGTCGTACTTACAATGTTTGATGCCCGGACAAACCTGTCAATCCAAGTTGTTGAAGAAGTAAAGAAATATTTTAAAAACAAAGTATACAGGACTATTATCCCAAGAAATGTAAGACTAAGTGAGGCTCCAAGTTATGGTCTACCTATTATTTTATATGACAGCAAATCAAAAGGAGCTGAAGCATATCTTGACCTGGCGCAGGAAGTAATAGAATCATCAGAGGAGGATTTATAA
- a CDS encoding ParB/RepB/Spo0J family partition protein: protein MAKRALGKGLGALIPQNNEASNGIIELKLADIEPNMDQPRKAFDDEKLLKLADSIKEHGVVQPIIVKKDGNVYRIVAGERRWRAARIAKIETIPAIVKDLTEKQLMEIALIENLQREDLNPIEEAEAYEKLIKEHNMTQEEISRLVGKSRPAIANSLRLLNLNEKIKETLIKGDITEGHARALLSLDNQQSQLKVLDEIIKNKLSVRDTEKLVKKLSSVKTSPRKSKQLSPEFERIEENLRNILGTKVKLFHQAKKGKIMIEYYSNEELDRIVDLLNSLPKKTTL, encoded by the coding sequence ATGGCTAAAAGAGCACTTGGAAAAGGTCTAGGGGCATTGATTCCGCAAAATAATGAAGCATCTAACGGTATTATAGAATTAAAGCTGGCTGATATAGAACCAAATATGGATCAGCCCAGAAAAGCCTTTGATGATGAAAAACTATTAAAATTGGCGGATTCTATAAAAGAGCATGGTGTTGTGCAACCTATAATTGTAAAAAAAGATGGCAATGTATACCGGATTGTTGCTGGAGAAAGAAGATGGAGAGCAGCAAGAATAGCAAAAATTGAAACCATTCCGGCAATAGTGAAAGATTTAACTGAAAAACAGCTAATGGAGATTGCCTTAATTGAAAATCTACAAAGGGAAGACTTAAATCCCATAGAAGAAGCAGAAGCATATGAGAAATTAATAAAAGAGCACAACATGACCCAGGAAGAAATATCAAGACTTGTAGGAAAAAGTAGGCCGGCAATTGCCAACTCATTAAGATTATTAAATCTTAATGAAAAAATCAAAGAAACTCTTATAAAAGGGGATATTACAGAAGGACATGCCAGGGCTTTGTTATCTTTAGACAATCAACAAAGTCAATTAAAGGTCTTGGATGAAATTATTAAAAACAAACTAAGTGTCAGAGACACAGAGAAATTAGTAAAAAAGCTAAGTTCCGTCAAAACTTCGCCAAGGAAAAGTAAACAGCTTAGTCCTGAATTTGAAAGGATAGAAGAAAATTTAAGAAATATACTCGGAACAAAAGTTAAGCTATTTCATCAGGCTAAGAAAGGAAAAATAATGATTGAATATTATTCAAATGAAGAATTAGACAGAATTGTAGATTTATTGAATTCACTCCCAAAAAAGACGACCCTCTAA
- a CDS encoding DUF4446 family protein produces the protein MVGIEGLFNLPSELIAVLTILNLIFIILIFFYALHCSSKIKRLRNKYNKLVYGVSEGNIEDILIECIDRMNKVEMRNRELEIKLNNMEHSIISCIQKVGIVRFNAFEDTGSDLSYSIALLNENDDGVVISSIYSRESSYTYAKPVISGNSKYPLSAEEIKAIDIAKKNGRSFFHA, from the coding sequence ATGGTAGGAATTGAAGGACTATTTAATTTACCATCAGAGTTAATAGCAGTTTTAACCATACTGAATTTAATTTTTATAATTCTAATATTCTTTTACGCGTTGCATTGCAGTTCTAAAATAAAAAGGTTAAGAAATAAATATAATAAACTTGTTTATGGTGTAAGCGAGGGAAATATTGAAGATATATTAATAGAATGTATTGATAGAATGAATAAGGTTGAAATGAGAAACAGGGAATTAGAAATCAAATTAAATAATATGGAGCACAGCATTATTAGCTGCATACAAAAAGTAGGGATAGTACGGTTTAATGCCTTTGAAGATACGGGAAGTGATCTGAGTTATTCAATTGCATTACTTAATGAAAACGACGATGGAGTGGTTATTAGTAGTATATATTCAAGAGAAAGCTCGTATACCTATGCAAAACCGGTTATATCCGGTAATTCGAAATATCCTTTATCTGCAGAAGAGATAAAGGCGATTGATATTGCAAAGAAAAACGGTAGATCATTTTTTCATGCTTAA
- a CDS encoding Lrp/AsnC family transcriptional regulator, whose amino-acid sequence MDEVDVRILKILINNGRQTVSEISSQVNLSIPAVSERIRKLEKSGIIDKYIAVLNPKKLKKDITAVMFVGIERVKPVTEFLNLVNNTDDILECHYIAGDYDYLLKITTENTSTLEKILNSIKSVKGVQKTKTVFVLSTTKDNKSVNP is encoded by the coding sequence ATGGATGAAGTTGATGTTAGAATATTAAAAATATTAATAAATAACGGAAGACAGACAGTGTCAGAAATTAGCAGTCAGGTAAATTTGTCTATTCCAGCTGTCAGCGAAAGGATAAGAAAGCTTGAAAAATCAGGTATTATAGATAAATATATTGCGGTCTTAAACCCAAAGAAATTAAAAAAAGACATCACCGCAGTAATGTTTGTAGGCATTGAAAGAGTCAAACCAGTTACCGAGTTTTTAAATTTGGTAAATAACACTGATGACATCCTTGAATGTCATTATATTGCAGGTGATTATGATTATTTATTGAAAATTACTACAGAGAATACATCTACATTAGAAAAAATTTTAAATAGTATTAAATCTGTTAAAGGGGTACAAAAAACAAAGACTGTATTTGTTCTTTCCACTACAAAAGATAATAAATCGGTTAACCCATAA
- a CDS encoding NAD(P) transhydrogenase subunit alpha — MKLKGLTIGIPKEIMKGERRVSATPETTAKMIKEGAVVLVEKGAGEGSFFHDEEYTAKGCKIIEDVSELYSKSDVILKVKEPIFNSQKGLHEADMMKKGQLLITFLHPASPGNHDMVRKLADNGLISLTLDGIPRISRAQSMDALTSMSTVAGYKSVIMAADKLPIFMPMIGTAIGMIMPASVLVVGTGVAGLQAIATAKRLGAVVYAVDIRPDACEQARSLGAKVIETGIPEKEAIGTGGYAKHLTDKWLFKEREVLKEVVPKVDIIILSALVPGRVAPVLIMEDMVKCMKKGSVIVDIAIDQGGNCEITSPGEVIEKYGITIDGTKNIPGMLPTSSTWMFANNIYNFLTYVVSDGRININKNDEIISSTLVTYENKIVHAGALESINQGG, encoded by the coding sequence ATGAAATTAAAAGGCTTAACAATTGGTATACCAAAGGAGATTATGAAAGGTGAAAGACGTGTTTCAGCAACTCCTGAGACTACTGCCAAAATGATAAAAGAAGGAGCTGTAGTGCTAGTGGAAAAAGGAGCAGGAGAAGGCTCATTTTTCCATGACGAAGAGTATACTGCTAAAGGCTGTAAAATTATCGAAGATGTTTCTGAGTTGTACAGTAAATCTGATGTTATTCTTAAAGTCAAGGAACCCATATTTAATAGCCAAAAGGGATTACATGAAGCGGATATGATGAAAAAAGGACAATTACTGATTACTTTTCTTCACCCCGCTTCACCAGGCAACCACGATATGGTTAGAAAACTTGCTGATAACGGCCTGATTTCACTGACACTTGACGGTATTCCCAGAATTTCCCGTGCGCAATCAATGGATGCTCTTACATCAATGAGTACTGTTGCCGGCTATAAGAGTGTAATTATGGCAGCAGATAAATTACCTATATTTATGCCAATGATAGGTACAGCAATTGGAATGATAATGCCGGCATCTGTTTTAGTAGTTGGCACGGGGGTAGCCGGTCTTCAGGCAATAGCAACTGCCAAAAGATTAGGAGCTGTGGTTTATGCTGTTGATATACGTCCTGATGCTTGTGAACAAGCAAGAAGCCTGGGTGCAAAAGTAATAGAAACAGGAATACCTGAAAAAGAAGCAATAGGGACAGGAGGATATGCGAAACACCTAACAGATAAATGGCTGTTTAAAGAGAGGGAAGTACTTAAAGAAGTAGTGCCAAAGGTGGATATTATTATACTATCAGCTCTGGTTCCAGGAAGAGTTGCTCCAGTTTTGATAATGGAAGATATGGTCAAATGTATGAAAAAAGGTTCTGTAATAGTGGATATAGCTATTGATCAGGGAGGAAATTGTGAGATTACAAGCCCTGGAGAAGTAATAGAGAAATATGGGATTACCATTGATGGAACAAAAAATATACCTGGAATGCTTCCAACAAGCTCTACATGGATGTTTGCAAATAATATATATAATTTCTTAACTTATGTTGTTTCTGATGGAAGGATAAATATTAACAAAAATGATGAAATAATATCATCAACTCTGGTAACTTATGAAAACAAAATAGTTCACGCAGGCGCTCTGGAATCCATTAATCAAGGAGGATAA
- a CDS encoding NAD(P) transhydrogenase subunit alpha, translating to MKLLILFIIFILTTIIGYKVVGEVPSLLHTPLMSGMNALSGITVLGTLTVTAAAVGTGNKILGVISIAFAMANVVGGFLVTHRMLRMFKSKQEGEF from the coding sequence ATGAAATTGTTAATTTTATTTATCATATTTATATTAACTACAATAATCGGATATAAAGTGGTAGGAGAGGTACCAAGCCTATTACATACTCCTTTAATGTCTGGAATGAATGCTTTATCAGGAATTACAGTTCTTGGGACACTAACAGTTACTGCTGCAGCTGTTGGTACTGGTAATAAAATATTAGGAGTTATATCAATAGCTTTTGCAATGGCAAATGTGGTAGGAGGATTTTTGGTTACCCATAGAATGTTAAGAATGTTTAAAAGCAAGCAGGAGGGCGAATTTTAA
- a CDS encoding NAD(P)(+) transhydrogenase (Re/Si-specific) subunit beta has translation MNISLYEVMSIICIAGMILGIHWMNSPKTAIRGNLLGAISLLTAVMLTLAVNGIFSHGVLWAGLIIGSIIGYYMAVKVTMLKMPQMIAVLNGFGGGASALVSIIIIASSEGNSDLFSLSTAFLALFVGSITFSGSMIAAAKLDQKLPQRPMVLKGHFIITMAVLLMIIIASVFGIMMNTANNVFIILITLLLSFILGIVFTIRVGGADMPITISLLNSLSGVAGAIAGFAIYDALLIAVGGIVGAAGLILTQVMCRGMNRSLVQVLAGKTSIQNKLSNELCCKDIRNEEEINEKNVQHEYKNNNEKFEEDENDDIKISRIINGANKVIIVPGYGMALSQAQYEVKNMYDSLVAMGKEVKFAIHPVAGRMPGHMNVLLAEVDIPYDKLYELEAINGEFSSTDLVIVIGANDVINPAANTAKDTPIYGMPILSVDQAKHIIIFNRDTKPGYSGVPNSLYNIPEVILKLGDAKETVRELLQQLNSLKV, from the coding sequence ATGAATATCTCATTATATGAAGTGATGTCAATAATCTGCATTGCAGGCATGATACTGGGAATTCATTGGATGAATTCACCGAAAACTGCAATTAGAGGAAACCTCCTGGGTGCTATATCTTTATTGACTGCAGTAATGCTAACATTAGCTGTTAATGGAATTTTCAGCCATGGAGTCCTGTGGGCCGGATTGATTATAGGGAGTATTATTGGTTATTACATGGCTGTAAAGGTAACCATGTTAAAAATGCCTCAAATGATAGCTGTTCTCAATGGATTTGGAGGCGGAGCTTCTGCGCTGGTTTCTATAATAATTATAGCAAGTAGTGAAGGTAATTCTGATTTATTTAGCTTAAGTACTGCTTTTTTAGCCTTGTTTGTTGGTTCTATCACTTTTAGCGGAAGCATGATAGCAGCAGCAAAGCTGGATCAAAAACTGCCCCAGCGCCCCATGGTTTTAAAAGGCCATTTCATTATAACAATGGCTGTGCTCTTGATGATAATAATTGCATCTGTATTTGGGATAATGATGAATACCGCTAATAATGTTTTTATCATACTGATAACACTGTTACTCTCATTTATCCTTGGAATTGTTTTTACCATCAGGGTTGGTGGTGCTGACATGCCCATAACCATATCACTTCTGAATTCTCTTTCAGGAGTTGCGGGAGCTATAGCAGGTTTTGCCATTTATGACGCCTTACTTATTGCAGTTGGTGGAATCGTTGGTGCTGCAGGATTAATACTAACTCAGGTTATGTGCAGGGGCATGAACCGCAGTTTGGTTCAGGTGCTGGCAGGAAAAACATCAATTCAAAATAAATTAAGCAATGAGCTTTGTTGTAAAGATATAAGAAATGAAGAAGAAATTAATGAGAAAAATGTACAACATGAATATAAGAATAATAATGAAAAATTTGAAGAAGACGAAAATGATGATATTAAGATAAGCAGAATAATCAACGGGGCAAATAAGGTTATAATCGTGCCAGGCTATGGAATGGCACTTTCTCAGGCACAATATGAAGTAAAAAATATGTATGACAGCCTTGTTGCAATGGGAAAAGAAGTTAAATTTGCAATTCATCCTGTTGCCGGAAGAATGCCGGGCCATATGAATGTACTACTTGCAGAAGTTGATATTCCCTACGATAAATTATACGAACTGGAAGCTATTAATGGCGAATTCAGCAGCACAGATCTGGTTATTGTAATCGGAGCGAATGATGTAATTAATCCGGCTGCCAATACCGCAAAAGATACTCCAATTTATGGAATGCCAATATTATCAGTAGATCAGGCAAAACATATAATAATATTTAACCGGGATACTAAACCGGGATATTCTGGAGTGCCAAATTCACTATATAATATTCCTGAAGTGATACTTAAACTAGGTGATGCCAAAGAGACAGTGAGAGAGTTGTTGCAGCAGTTAAACAGTTTGAAAGTATAA